In a genomic window of Aneurinibacillus sp. REN35:
- the disA gene encoding DNA integrity scanning diadenylate cyclase DisA → MATDNKREQFISDVLRFISPGTAFREGLENVLRAKTGALIVIGNTPTVQTIVDGGFSINCDLTPAHLYELAKMDGAIILSEDAKKILYANTQLIPDSAIPSTETGIRHRTAERVARQTGQLVISISQRRNVITLYRGPYRYSLKDIGVILTKANQAIQTLEKYKSVLDQALTNLGALEFEELVTLHEVALVVQRIEMVLRIKSEIIKYINELGTEGRLISMQMEELVSNIEDDAYLLIKDYCRLGEEVDPEDVLAQLHKLSADDLLESVNILKILGYTPSANLNDEPVFPRGYRILSKIPRLPASIVGNLIEEFSSLPQVMMATIEELDEVEGIGEVRARAIKEGLKRIQEQVFIDRHI, encoded by the coding sequence ATGGCAACGGACAACAAGCGTGAGCAGTTTATTAGTGATGTACTTCGTTTTATCTCACCCGGTACGGCATTTCGTGAAGGGTTGGAGAATGTTTTGCGGGCGAAAACAGGTGCGCTTATCGTGATCGGGAACACGCCGACGGTACAGACCATCGTTGATGGCGGTTTTTCGATCAATTGTGATCTAACTCCTGCCCATCTGTACGAATTGGCGAAAATGGACGGAGCAATTATTTTAAGTGAAGACGCCAAAAAAATACTGTATGCAAATACGCAGCTTATACCGGATTCAGCAATTCCATCTACAGAGACAGGAATTCGCCATCGGACGGCTGAGAGGGTGGCAAGGCAGACAGGACAGCTTGTTATATCCATTTCGCAGCGGCGTAATGTTATTACGCTCTATAGAGGTCCATACCGCTATTCATTAAAAGATATCGGTGTAATTCTTACAAAAGCAAATCAGGCCATCCAAACGCTTGAAAAGTATAAATCTGTGCTCGATCAAGCGCTGACCAATCTAGGTGCACTGGAATTTGAAGAGTTGGTGACATTGCATGAAGTAGCGCTTGTCGTTCAGCGAATTGAGATGGTTCTACGCATTAAATCGGAAATCATTAAATATATTAATGAACTAGGGACGGAAGGCCGCCTTATCAGTATGCAGATGGAAGAACTTGTATCGAATATTGAAGATGACGCATACCTGTTGATCAAGGACTACTGCCGCTTGGGTGAAGAAGTGGACCCGGAAGATGTGCTAGCGCAGCTGCATAAGCTATCTGCGGATGATCTGCTTGAATCTGTCAATATTCTTAAGATTTTAGGCTATACACCAAGTGCAAATCTGAATGATGAGCCAGTCTTTCCTCGTGGATATCGTATTCTTAGCAAGATTCCGCGTCTGCCGGCTTCGATCGTCGGCAATCTCATCGAGGAGTTCTCCAGCCTTCCTCAGGTTATGATGGCGACCATTGAAGAACTAGATGAAGTAGAAGGAATTGGTGAAGTTCGTGCTCGTGCGATTAAAGAAGGGTTGAAACGAATTCAGGAACAGGTATTCATTGACAGGCACATCTAG
- the ispF gene encoding 2-C-methyl-D-erythritol 2,4-cyclodiphosphate synthase, whose translation MIRIGQGFDVHQLTEGRKLIIGGVDIPYEKGLLGHSDADVLLHAVTDAILGALGLGDIGSHFPDTDAAYKDADSQVLLRDVWKLVKQKGYAIGNIDATIIAQRPKMAPYINQMREVIASCTETEIDRINVKATTTEKLGFAGRGEGIASMAVVLLQKVGL comes from the coding sequence ATGATTCGGATTGGACAGGGATTTGATGTGCATCAGTTGACAGAAGGGCGCAAGCTCATTATTGGCGGCGTAGACATTCCGTATGAGAAGGGATTACTTGGTCATTCGGATGCAGATGTGCTGTTGCATGCTGTGACAGATGCGATTTTAGGTGCGCTGGGTCTTGGGGATATCGGCTCCCATTTTCCGGATACGGATGCCGCATATAAGGACGCGGATAGTCAGGTGCTGCTAAGAGATGTATGGAAGCTGGTAAAGCAGAAAGGATACGCAATCGGAAATATCGATGCGACCATTATTGCTCAACGCCCGAAAATGGCGCCATATATCAATCAGATGCGTGAAGTTATTGCTTCTTGCACAGAGACAGAGATCGATCGGATTAACGTAAAGGCCACCACAACGGAAAAACTGGGCTTTGCAGGTCGTGGAGAGGGAATTGCTTCAATGGCTGTTGTATTGTTGCAAAAAGTAGGATTATAA
- a CDS encoding protein arginine kinase, with the protein MSFQKFISNAVSEWMNGDGADADIAISSRVRLARNLCDHPFPLLATDSQLEQILEQVEKAMEDEAFATNERFEMIRMDALTNLQRRVLMEKHLISPNLLSDSRKGAVILSENEAISIMVNEEDHLRIQCLFSGLQLREAWETADRIDDSFERHVNFAFDERRGFLTSCPTNAGTGIRASVMLHLPGLVMTQQINHILSAINQLGLVVRGLYGEGSEAVGNLFQVSNQVTLGQSEEEIIENLTSVTRQIIERERAARHNLLQNHRLQLENRVCRSYGILTNARIIESKEAAERLSDVRLGIDLEIIRSVPLSVMNELMVMTQPGFLQQYAGQQLTADSRDERRARLIRERLQSAME; encoded by the coding sequence ATGTCTTTCCAGAAGTTTATATCAAACGCAGTAAGCGAATGGATGAATGGCGATGGGGCGGATGCCGATATTGCCATCAGCAGCCGCGTGCGGCTGGCGCGTAACCTGTGTGATCATCCGTTTCCATTGCTTGCCACCGACTCACAGCTTGAGCAGATTCTTGAACAGGTTGAGAAGGCGATGGAAGATGAAGCGTTTGCGACGAACGAGCGCTTTGAGATGATCCGGATGGATGCATTGACCAATCTTCAACGGCGTGTACTGATGGAGAAGCATTTGATCAGCCCGAATCTTCTTTCCGATTCAAGGAAGGGTGCTGTTATCTTAAGCGAAAATGAAGCCATCAGCATTATGGTTAATGAAGAAGATCATCTTCGTATCCAATGTCTGTTCTCCGGTCTACAGCTAAGAGAAGCCTGGGAGACGGCGGATCGCATTGATGATAGCTTCGAGAGGCATGTCAACTTTGCTTTTGATGAACGACGCGGGTTTCTTACCAGCTGCCCGACGAATGCAGGAACAGGTATACGCGCTTCGGTTATGCTTCACCTTCCGGGTCTTGTAATGACCCAGCAGATCAATCATATTTTATCTGCAATTAATCAGCTTGGCTTGGTGGTAAGAGGGCTTTACGGAGAGGGCAGTGAAGCTGTCGGAAATTTATTCCAGGTTTCCAATCAGGTGACACTCGGACAATCCGAGGAAGAAATTATTGAGAATCTTACAAGCGTAACCCGGCAGATTATTGAACGAGAACGTGCAGCCCGCCATAATCTATTGCAGAATCATCGCCTGCAACTAGAAAATAGAGTATGCCGCTCTTACGGTATTCTGACGAACGCACGCATCATCGAGTCCAAGGAAGCGGCTGAGCGTCTCTCTGACGTACGGCTTGGCATTGATCTTGAGATTATCAGGAGTGTGCCGCTGAGCGTGATGAACGAATTGATGGTCATGACGCAGCCAGGGTTTTTACAGCAATACGCGGGTCAGCAGTTGACCGCAGATTCCCGTGACGAACGCCGAGCACGGCTCATCCGAGAACGCTTGCAGTCAGCGATGGAATAA
- a CDS encoding CarD family transcriptional regulator, protein MFRIGDKIVYPMHGAGIIEAIEEKEILGEKQQYYIMKMPVGNMQVMIPMEKVSNLGIRQVVDMKALERVMEILRREEDDLGTSWNRRYRKNMEKMRTGDIYEVATVVRELMHRDKEKGLSTGERKMLDNARQILLSELVLVKDINEEQATDLLEQVVNS, encoded by the coding sequence TTGTTTCGAATTGGCGATAAGATTGTTTATCCAATGCATGGTGCAGGTATTATCGAAGCCATTGAAGAGAAGGAGATTCTTGGTGAGAAACAGCAGTACTATATTATGAAGATGCCGGTCGGTAATATGCAGGTCATGATCCCGATGGAGAAAGTGTCGAATCTTGGCATTCGCCAAGTAGTGGATATGAAGGCACTTGAGAGGGTTATGGAGATTTTGCGTCGGGAAGAAGACGACCTAGGCACGAGCTGGAACCGCAGATATCGTAAGAATATGGAGAAGATGAGAACAGGCGATATTTATGAAGTTGCTACGGTTGTTCGTGAATTAATGCATAGAGATAAAGAAAAGGGACTTTCTACCGGGGAGCGCAAGATGCTTGATAATGCCCGGCAGATTCTGCTAAGCGAGCTCGTGCTTGTCAAAGATATCAATGAAGAACAGGCGACCGACTTACTGGAGCAGGTGGTCAACAGTTAG
- the pssA gene encoding CDP-diacylglycerol--serine O-phosphatidyltransferase: protein MIARMIPNLFTIGNLFLGMIAMLLAFRDEPLYLSYAAIMVIIGMVLDGLDGRLARMLNAQSDFGKELDSLSDIVTFGVAPAFIMYVVLLQDMGWAGILLTGLFPICGALRLARFNSATGGNTGYFVGLPITAAGGVLATLALYHSAFPTVYLVLSMLGLSYLMVSNIKYPNFKRVGIPRSAYWVTPLIVGIVAVMAVRFPAQFPMIVFIPLVFYALYGVKKNIDRMVRKRRHQNTEEEMINS from the coding sequence ATGATAGCGAGAATGATTCCGAATTTGTTTACCATTGGAAATCTGTTTTTGGGAATGATCGCGATGCTGTTGGCTTTTCGCGATGAACCGCTGTATTTAAGCTATGCGGCGATTATGGTCATTATCGGTATGGTATTGGATGGATTGGATGGTCGTCTGGCTCGGATGCTGAATGCACAGAGTGATTTTGGCAAGGAACTGGATTCACTTTCAGATATTGTAACATTTGGTGTGGCACCCGCTTTTATTATGTATGTTGTCCTGCTTCAAGATATGGGCTGGGCAGGTATTCTTCTGACCGGATTGTTCCCGATTTGTGGGGCCTTGCGTTTGGCTCGTTTTAACTCGGCAACAGGGGGCAATACAGGGTATTTTGTTGGTTTGCCGATTACGGCAGCAGGCGGTGTGCTCGCGACACTGGCATTGTATCATAGTGCCTTTCCGACAGTATATCTTGTCCTGAGTATGCTGGGGTTATCCTATCTTATGGTTAGTAACATTAAGTACCCTAACTTCAAAAGGGTGGGGATTCCTCGTTCGGCTTATTGGGTTACGCCGCTGATTGTGGGAATTGTAGCAGTGATGGCAGTACGCTTTCCGGCACAGTTCCCGATGATTGTGTTTATTCCGCTTGTATTCTATGCGCTATATGGTGTGAAGAAGAATATTGACCGGATGGTACGCAAGCGTCGTCATCAGAATACCGAGGAAGAGATGATAAATTCGTAG
- the ispD gene encoding 2-C-methyl-D-erythritol 4-phosphate cytidylyltransferase, which produces MKVNIGVVIAAAGSGKRMGGPVKKQFIELCGKPVLLHTLDLFSSLEYVKEIVVVTAEEDVADTCSLLSAYPHVRVVSGGAERQDSVYLGLTALRSSDHVMIHDGARPFLSHETLTRLVDTMLAERAAILAVPVKDTIKRTDEMGIVMDTPPRKSLWAVQTPQAFALSDILAAHERAREDGFLGTDDASLLERLGQAVRVVEGEYTNIKLTTPDDLIFGEAILKRREETKK; this is translated from the coding sequence ATGAAAGTGAATATAGGTGTAGTCATCGCAGCTGCAGGATCAGGAAAGCGAATGGGAGGTCCGGTGAAGAAGCAGTTCATCGAACTGTGTGGGAAACCGGTCCTTCTGCATACGCTTGATTTGTTTTCAAGTCTCGAATATGTGAAAGAGATCGTAGTTGTAACGGCAGAGGAAGATGTAGCGGATACGTGCTCTCTTCTATCTGCCTATCCGCATGTCCGGGTCGTCTCAGGAGGGGCAGAGCGGCAGGATAGCGTCTATCTTGGGCTGACGGCTCTTCGTTCCTCCGACCATGTTATGATTCACGACGGAGCTAGACCCTTTCTTTCGCACGAGACGCTTACCAGGTTAGTGGACACCATGCTTGCAGAACGTGCCGCGATCCTGGCTGTACCCGTAAAGGATACAATTAAGCGAACGGATGAAATGGGAATTGTGATGGACACACCGCCAAGGAAAAGCTTGTGGGCCGTGCAAACGCCACAGGCTTTTGCTTTGTCCGATATTCTTGCCGCGCATGAAAGAGCGAGAGAGGACGGGTTTCTGGGAACAGATGACGCATCGCTTCTGGAAAGGCTGGGACAGGCGGTACGTGTCGTAGAAGGAGAATATACAAATATTAAGTTAACAACGCCGGATGATCTTATCTTTGGCGAAGCGATTTTGAAGCGGAGAGAGGAGACAAAGAAATGA
- a CDS encoding PIN/TRAM domain-containing protein, producing MVRRIIQLFFLLVGAGLGYQYGPDLFALLNSIIQVGALPGVEYIGAVLGAILFFFITSWPTDYIVKTIKRSEETLIKLPITDVLFGAMGLIIGLIVAFLLFLPINSIPIPIIARLLPLLISVLCGYIGFQVGLRKRDEIMSVFSIGRFKSDKKKDEKQEANQAQYKILDTSVIIDGRIADICKTGFIEGALVIPEFVLEELQHIADSSDALKRNRGRRGLDILNKIQKELKVKVIITDQDFEEISEVDSKLVKLAKVMKGKVVTNDFNLNKVCELQGVSVLNINDLANAVKPVVLPGEELHVQVIKDGKENGQGVAYLDDGTMIVVESGREYIGSFVDVIVTSVLQTSAGRMIFAKPKLMEKAL from the coding sequence ATGGTCAGAAGAATTATCCAGTTGTTTTTCCTCTTGGTTGGCGCAGGTTTGGGATACCAATACGGTCCTGACTTGTTTGCGCTTTTGAACTCGATTATTCAAGTGGGTGCGCTGCCGGGCGTGGAATACATCGGTGCAGTACTTGGAGCTATTCTATTCTTCTTTATTACTTCTTGGCCAACAGACTACATTGTTAAGACCATCAAACGCAGTGAAGAGACGCTAATTAAGCTTCCGATTACGGATGTGCTTTTTGGAGCTATGGGACTTATTATTGGACTTATTGTAGCGTTTTTACTTTTTCTTCCTATCAACAGCATCCCTATCCCGATCATTGCACGATTGCTTCCGCTGCTTATTTCTGTGCTGTGTGGCTATATCGGTTTTCAGGTGGGCTTGCGCAAGCGCGATGAGATCATGTCCGTATTCTCAATTGGTCGCTTTAAAAGCGATAAGAAAAAGGATGAGAAGCAGGAGGCAAACCAAGCTCAATATAAAATCCTGGATACAAGCGTCATCATTGATGGACGCATTGCTGATATCTGCAAAACAGGTTTTATTGAAGGTGCGCTCGTGATCCCGGAATTCGTACTTGAAGAGCTGCAGCATATTGCTGATTCCTCTGATGCGCTTAAGCGCAATCGAGGGCGGCGTGGGCTTGATATTTTAAACAAGATTCAAAAGGAGTTAAAAGTAAAAGTTATCATTACCGATCAGGACTTCGAGGAAATCAGCGAGGTTGACAGCAAGCTGGTGAAGCTGGCTAAGGTGATGAAAGGCAAGGTCGTTACCAATGACTTCAATTTGAATAAAGTGTGTGAACTGCAGGGTGTATCTGTATTAAACATTAACGATTTAGCCAATGCAGTAAAGCCGGTTGTACTGCCGGGTGAAGAGCTGCATGTACAGGTGATTAAGGACGGTAAAGAAAACGGGCAAGGTGTAGCTTATCTAGATGATGGCACGATGATCGTTGTTGAGAGCGGCCGTGAATATATTGGCTCGTTTGTTGATGTCATCGTCACGAGTGTGCTGCAGACGTCAGCCGGGCGTATGATTTTTGCAAAACCGAAGCTGATGGAAAAAGCATTGTAA
- the clpC gene encoding ATP-dependent protease ATP-binding subunit ClpC: protein MMFGRFTERAQKVLALAQEEAVRLGHKNIGTEHILLGLIREGDGIAAKALQALGLGLDKIQGEVESLIGRGGEQPSNINYTPRAKKVIELSMDEARKLGHTYVGTEHILLGLIREGEGVAARVLNNLGVSLNKARQQVLQLLGSSEAMSSHQQSSSNAAINTPTLDSLARDLTSVARDGGLDPVIGRAKEIERVIQVLSRRTKNNPVLIGEPGVGKTAVVEGLAQRIINNEIPETLRNKRVMTLDMGTVVAGTKYRGEFEDRLKKIMDEIRQAGNIILFIDELHTLIGAGGAEGAIDASNILKPSLARGELQCIGATTLDEYRKYIEKDAALERRFQPIQVDEPSAEEAVQILFGLRDRYEAHHRVNITDEAIQQAVQLSDRYISDRFLPDKAIDLIDEAASKVRLQSYTIPPNLKELEQRLEEVRKEKDAAVQSQEFEKAASMRDKEQKLREELEKTKNEWQEKQGQTDSEVTPEDIASVVASWTGIPVVKLKEEETERLLKMEEILHKRVIGQEDAVKSISRAVRRARAGLKDPKRPIGSFIFLGPTGVGKTELARALAEALFGEEDAMIRIDMSEYMEKHSTSRLVGAPPGYVGFDEGGQLTEKVRRKPYSVVLLDEIEKAHPEVFNILLQVLEDGRLTDSKGRTVDFRNTVIIMTSNVGADLIKKNTSLGFTTPDSSKHYEDMKDRVLGELKRSFRPEFLNRIDELIVFHSLEETHIAEIVSLMSEELRKRLNEQEIDFVLSDEAKKFLVKEGFDPAFGARPLRRAIQRHIEDRLSEELLTGSITKGDTVKIDVVEGGLKVEKMKEGEESVSK from the coding sequence ATGATGTTTGGTCGTTTTACGGAAAGAGCACAAAAAGTTTTGGCTCTTGCCCAGGAGGAAGCCGTTCGCTTAGGACATAAGAATATTGGTACGGAACATATCCTGCTTGGTCTGATCCGCGAAGGAGACGGCATTGCTGCAAAAGCGCTGCAGGCGTTAGGTCTCGGTTTAGATAAAATCCAGGGCGAGGTTGAATCGCTTATCGGCCGTGGCGGTGAGCAGCCAAGCAACATTAACTATACCCCAAGAGCGAAAAAAGTAATCGAACTTTCCATGGACGAAGCACGTAAATTAGGTCACACCTATGTAGGTACAGAACATATCCTGCTTGGTCTGATCCGTGAAGGAGAAGGCGTAGCAGCCCGCGTTCTGAATAACCTAGGTGTAAGCTTAAATAAAGCACGTCAGCAGGTATTGCAGCTGCTCGGCAGCAGCGAGGCCATGTCTTCGCACCAGCAAAGCTCAAGCAATGCGGCGATCAACACACCTACGCTTGACAGCCTTGCCCGTGACTTGACATCGGTTGCGCGTGACGGTGGGCTTGATCCTGTCATTGGCCGCGCCAAAGAGATCGAGCGTGTCATTCAGGTGCTCAGCCGTCGCACAAAGAACAATCCGGTACTCATCGGGGAGCCTGGTGTAGGTAAGACCGCAGTAGTGGAAGGGCTGGCTCAGCGTATTATTAATAATGAAATTCCAGAGACACTTCGCAATAAGCGCGTGATGACGCTGGATATGGGTACGGTTGTTGCTGGTACGAAATACCGCGGTGAATTCGAAGATAGACTCAAAAAAATCATGGATGAAATTCGTCAGGCGGGTAATATTATTCTCTTCATCGATGAGCTTCATACGCTGATTGGTGCAGGCGGAGCTGAAGGTGCCATCGATGCCTCCAATATCCTGAAGCCGTCGCTGGCTCGAGGTGAATTGCAGTGCATTGGTGCTACCACCCTTGATGAATACCGTAAATATATCGAGAAGGACGCAGCGCTTGAACGCCGCTTCCAACCGATTCAAGTCGATGAGCCTTCCGCGGAAGAAGCGGTTCAAATCTTATTCGGCTTGCGTGACCGTTATGAAGCGCATCACCGGGTAAACATTACGGATGAAGCGATTCAGCAGGCTGTGCAGCTATCAGACCGCTACATCTCCGACCGTTTCCTACCGGATAAAGCGATTGATTTAATTGATGAAGCTGCATCTAAAGTACGTCTTCAGTCGTATACCATTCCACCGAACTTAAAAGAGCTGGAGCAGCGGCTTGAAGAAGTGCGCAAAGAAAAAGACGCGGCTGTACAAAGTCAGGAATTTGAGAAAGCTGCTTCTATGCGTGATAAAGAGCAAAAGCTACGTGAAGAACTGGAAAAAACGAAGAACGAATGGCAGGAAAAACAAGGACAGACTGATTCTGAAGTGACACCAGAAGATATCGCATCCGTCGTAGCAAGCTGGACCGGCATCCCGGTTGTGAAGCTGAAGGAAGAAGAGACGGAGCGTCTGTTGAAGATGGAAGAGATTCTGCATAAGCGTGTAATCGGCCAGGAGGATGCGGTGAAGTCCATCTCTCGCGCTGTGCGTCGTGCTCGCGCCGGACTGAAAGATCCGAAGCGTCCGATCGGCTCCTTCATTTTCCTTGGACCGACTGGGGTAGGGAAAACCGAGCTGGCGCGTGCTCTAGCAGAAGCCTTGTTCGGTGAAGAAGATGCGATGATCCGCATCGACATGTCAGAGTACATGGAGAAACACTCTACCTCCCGTCTTGTAGGTGCACCTCCAGGGTATGTAGGGTTTGATGAAGGCGGTCAATTGACCGAAAAGGTACGCCGCAAGCCATACTCTGTGGTGCTGCTAGACGAAATTGAAAAGGCGCATCCGGAAGTATTCAACATTTTGCTTCAAGTGCTTGAAGATGGCCGTCTGACCGATTCTAAAGGCCGTACTGTTGACTTCCGCAATACTGTCATTATCATGACATCCAACGTTGGGGCGGATCTTATCAAGAAGAATACCAGCCTTGGATTTACGACACCGGACAGCTCGAAGCATTATGAAGATATGAAGGATAGAGTACTCGGCGAGTTGAAGCGCAGCTTCCGCCCTGAGTTCCTAAACCGTATCGACGAGTTGATCGTATTCCACTCTTTAGAAGAAACGCACATCGCAGAAATCGTATCATTGATGTCTGAAGAGCTGCGCAAACGCTTGAATGAACAGGAAATTGACTTTGTTCTTAGTGATGAAGCGAAGAAATTCCTTGTGAAGGAAGGATTCGATCCTGCTTTTGGTGCCCGTCCGCTGCGCCGCGCCATCCAGCGCCATATTGAAGACCGCTTATCGGAAGAACTGCTTACCGGCAGCATTACGAAAGGTGATACAGTAAAAATTGATGTGGTAGAAGGCGGATTAAAGGTCGAGAAGATGAAAGAAGGCGAAGAGTCCGTATCCAAATAA
- the radA gene encoding DNA repair protein RadA, protein MAKYKSKYVCQECGYESPKWMGKCPGCNKWNTMVEELEERAKPGDIARRGVTAASSNHMLPITTIIGEDEPRLTTNMSELNRVLGGGVVPGSLVLVGGDPGIGKSTLLLQASQELASSNHKVLYISGEESAKQIKLRAERLGASSQNLYVLAETDLFLLEQQIAHLMPAVVVLDSIQTIFHPDVTSAPGSVAQVRECTAHLMRLAKTKDIAILIVGHVTKQGAIAGPRLLEHMVDSVLYFEGERHNTYRILRAVKNRFGSTNEIGIFEMAEQGLKEVTNPSEMFLSERSLGVAGSTVVASMEGTRPVLVEMQALVTPTGFATPRRMATGVDHNRIAMIMAVLEKRVGLLLQNQDAYVNVAGGVRLDEPAIDLAVAVSLASSFRDKETQPYDVVIGEVGLTGEVRGVSRIEQRVREAQKLGFKRVIIPAKNVVGWEHPTGIEVVGVQTVSEALREALGG, encoded by the coding sequence ATGGCAAAATATAAATCTAAATATGTATGTCAAGAGTGCGGTTATGAGTCGCCGAAGTGGATGGGAAAATGTCCTGGCTGTAATAAGTGGAATACTATGGTCGAGGAGCTTGAAGAAAGAGCGAAGCCAGGAGATATTGCACGTCGAGGCGTAACTGCGGCATCATCGAATCATATGCTTCCTATTACTACTATTATTGGGGAAGACGAGCCGCGCCTGACGACAAACATGAGTGAGTTGAACCGTGTGCTTGGCGGAGGCGTTGTGCCTGGTTCGCTTGTTCTTGTAGGGGGAGACCCTGGTATCGGCAAATCTACACTTCTTCTACAAGCATCTCAAGAGCTGGCAAGCAGCAATCATAAAGTGTTATATATTTCAGGCGAGGAATCGGCAAAGCAGATTAAGCTGCGTGCGGAGAGACTGGGAGCGAGCAGCCAGAATTTGTACGTGCTGGCGGAGACGGACTTGTTCCTGCTCGAACAACAGATTGCACACCTCATGCCTGCGGTTGTGGTTCTTGATTCCATTCAGACCATCTTTCACCCGGATGTTACATCAGCGCCTGGCAGTGTGGCTCAGGTACGGGAATGTACAGCCCATCTTATGCGGCTTGCAAAAACAAAAGATATCGCTATTCTCATCGTTGGCCATGTAACCAAGCAGGGTGCGATTGCTGGACCGAGGCTTCTCGAGCATATGGTGGATTCTGTGCTGTATTTCGAAGGAGAGAGGCATAATACGTACCGTATTCTGCGCGCGGTAAAAAATCGCTTTGGTTCAACGAATGAAATTGGAATTTTTGAGATGGCGGAACAAGGACTAAAAGAAGTAACGAATCCATCGGAGATGTTCTTATCTGAACGTTCGCTTGGTGTGGCTGGCTCAACAGTTGTTGCGAGTATGGAAGGTACGCGTCCTGTATTGGTGGAGATGCAGGCGCTTGTGACACCAACCGGATTTGCGACACCTCGTCGCATGGCGACAGGCGTTGATCATAATCGAATCGCGATGATTATGGCAGTGCTTGAGAAACGTGTCGGACTGCTGCTGCAGAATCAAGATGCTTACGTGAATGTAGCAGGTGGCGTGCGTCTAGATGAACCGGCGATTGATCTGGCCGTGGCGGTAAGCCTGGCATCAAGCTTCCGTGATAAGGAGACACAGCCCTATGATGTAGTGATTGGAGAGGTTGGGTTGACCGGAGAGGTTCGCGGTGTCTCTCGAATCGAGCAGCGGGTGAGAGAAGCACAGAAATTAGGATTCAAACGCGTAATTATTCCCGCCAAAAATGTAGTCGGCTGGGAGCATCCAACTGGAATTGAAGTGGTTGGGGTGCAAACAGTATCAGAGGCGCTGCGGGAAGCATTGGGAGGATAA